One stretch of Phoenix dactylifera cultivar Barhee BC4 unplaced genomic scaffold, palm_55x_up_171113_PBpolish2nd_filt_p 000240F, whole genome shotgun sequence DNA includes these proteins:
- the LOC103720550 gene encoding probable UDP-arabinose 4-epimerase 3 isoform X4, which translates to MLPVNRSRGQPRAGMDCSDSRHKPHFLGKVLMAAILTALCIFILKQSPGFGGESVFARHEPGVTHVLVTGGAGYIGSHAALRLLKDSYRVTIVDNLSRGNIGAIRVLQELFPEPGRLQFIYADLGNAKVVNQIFAENAFDAVMHFAAVAYVGESTLEPLRYYHNITANTLVILEAMAARGVKTLIYSSTCATYGEPKKMPITEETPQFPINPYGKAKKMAEDIILDFSKNSDMAVMILRYFNVIGSDLGGRLGEAPRPELREHGRISGACFDAALGIIPGLKVKGTDYPTADGTCIRDYIDVTDLVDAHVKALDMARPNKVGIYNVGTGKGRSVKEFVEACKKATGANIKVEYLDRRPGDYAEVYSDPSKINRELNWTAQYTDLQESLSIAWKWQKSHRNGYGSPSVMTA; encoded by the exons ATGCTACCTGTCAACAGGAGTAGAGGTCAGCCTAGGGCTG GAATGGATTGCTCAGATTCGAGACACAAGCCTCATTTTCTTGGAAAAGTTCTTATGGCTGCTATTCTCACAGCCTTGTGCATATTCATTTTGAAGCAATCCCCTGGTTTCGGTGGTGAAAGTGTG TTTGCTCGTCATGAACCTGGGGTCACCCATGTCTTAGTAACAGGTGGTGCTGGATATATTGGCTCACATGCTGCACTTCGACTCTTGAAGGACTCATATCGAGTGACAATTGTG GATAACCTTTCTAGGGGAAATATTGGAGCAATTAGGGTTCTTCAGGAGCTTTTCCCAGAGCCAGGGAGACTTCAATTCATTTATGCTGATCTGGGCAATGCAAAAGTT GTCAAtcaaatatttgcagaaaatgCATTTGATGCTGTTATGCACTTTGCAGCTGTTGCATATGTTGGGGAAAGTACACTTGAACCTCTTAG GTACTATCATAATATCACTGCAAACACTTTGGTCATTCTGGAGGCTATGGCAGCACGTGGTGTTAAAACTCTCATTTACTCGAGTACATGCGCAACTTATGGGGAGCCGAAAAAAATGCCTATTACAGAAGAAACTCCTCAG TTTCCTATCAACCCATATGGGAAGGCCAAGAAAATGGCAGAGGACATCATTTTGGATTTCTCAAAGAATTCAGATATGGCTGTGATGATCTTAAG ATATTTCAATGTCATTGGGTCAGATCTAGGGGGAAGGTTAGGCGAGGCTCCTAGACCTGAATTACGAGAGCATGGACGTATATCTGGTGCATGCTTTGATGCTGCATTAGGAATAATTCCAGGGCTGAAG GTTAAAGGAACAGACTATCCCACAGCTGATGGAACTTGTATAAGAGATTATATTGATGTCACTGATCTGGTTGATGCTCATGTGAAAGCTCTTGACATGGCAAGGCCTAACAAAGTTGGTATATACAATGTCGGCACTGGAAAAG GTAGATCAGTTAAGGAGTTTGTGGAAGCCTGCAAGAAAGCAACCGGGGCTAATATTAAGGTTGAATACCTTGACCGCAGACCAGGTGACTATGCTGAGGTATACAGTGACCCTTCAAAGATTAATCGTGAACTTAACTGGACGGCGCAGTACACTGATCTTCAGGAGAGCCTTTCCATTGCATGGAAATGGCAGAAATCACATCGAAATGGCTATGGATCACCCTCGGTCATGACTGCTTGA
- the LOC103720550 gene encoding probable UDP-arabinose 4-epimerase 2 isoform X3 — translation MLPVNRSRGQPRAGFHLTGMDCSDSRHKPHFLGKVLMAAILTALCIFILKQSPGFGGESVFARHEPGVTHVLVTGGAGYIGSHAALRLLKDSYRVTIVDNLSRGNIGAIRVLQELFPEPGRLQFIYADLGNAKVVNQIFAENAFDAVMHFAAVAYVGESTLEPLRYYHNITANTLVILEAMAARGVKTLIYSSTCATYGEPKKMPITEETPQFPINPYGKAKKMAEDIILDFSKNSDMAVMILRYFNVIGSDLGGRLGEAPRPELREHGRISGACFDAALGIIPGLKVKGTDYPTADGTCIRDYIDVTDLVDAHVKALDMARPNKVGIYNVGTGKGRSVKEFVEACKKATGANIKVEYLDRRPGDYAEVYSDPSKINRELNWTAQYTDLQESLSIAWKWQKSHRNGYGSPSVMTA, via the exons ATGCTACCTGTCAACAGGAGTAGAGGTCAGCCTAGGGCTG GCTTCCACCTTACAGGAATGGATTGCTCAGATTCGAGACACAAGCCTCATTTTCTTGGAAAAGTTCTTATGGCTGCTATTCTCACAGCCTTGTGCATATTCATTTTGAAGCAATCCCCTGGTTTCGGTGGTGAAAGTGTG TTTGCTCGTCATGAACCTGGGGTCACCCATGTCTTAGTAACAGGTGGTGCTGGATATATTGGCTCACATGCTGCACTTCGACTCTTGAAGGACTCATATCGAGTGACAATTGTG GATAACCTTTCTAGGGGAAATATTGGAGCAATTAGGGTTCTTCAGGAGCTTTTCCCAGAGCCAGGGAGACTTCAATTCATTTATGCTGATCTGGGCAATGCAAAAGTT GTCAAtcaaatatttgcagaaaatgCATTTGATGCTGTTATGCACTTTGCAGCTGTTGCATATGTTGGGGAAAGTACACTTGAACCTCTTAG GTACTATCATAATATCACTGCAAACACTTTGGTCATTCTGGAGGCTATGGCAGCACGTGGTGTTAAAACTCTCATTTACTCGAGTACATGCGCAACTTATGGGGAGCCGAAAAAAATGCCTATTACAGAAGAAACTCCTCAG TTTCCTATCAACCCATATGGGAAGGCCAAGAAAATGGCAGAGGACATCATTTTGGATTTCTCAAAGAATTCAGATATGGCTGTGATGATCTTAAG ATATTTCAATGTCATTGGGTCAGATCTAGGGGGAAGGTTAGGCGAGGCTCCTAGACCTGAATTACGAGAGCATGGACGTATATCTGGTGCATGCTTTGATGCTGCATTAGGAATAATTCCAGGGCTGAAG GTTAAAGGAACAGACTATCCCACAGCTGATGGAACTTGTATAAGAGATTATATTGATGTCACTGATCTGGTTGATGCTCATGTGAAAGCTCTTGACATGGCAAGGCCTAACAAAGTTGGTATATACAATGTCGGCACTGGAAAAG GTAGATCAGTTAAGGAGTTTGTGGAAGCCTGCAAGAAAGCAACCGGGGCTAATATTAAGGTTGAATACCTTGACCGCAGACCAGGTGACTATGCTGAGGTATACAGTGACCCTTCAAAGATTAATCGTGAACTTAACTGGACGGCGCAGTACACTGATCTTCAGGAGAGCCTTTCCATTGCATGGAAATGGCAGAAATCACATCGAAATGGCTATGGATCACCCTCGGTCATGACTGCTTGA
- the LOC103720550 gene encoding probable UDP-arabinose 4-epimerase 2 isoform X5: MLPVNRSRGFHLTGMDCSDSRHKPHFLGKVLMAAILTALCIFILKQSPGFGGESVFARHEPGVTHVLVTGGAGYIGSHAALRLLKDSYRVTIVDNLSRGNIGAIRVLQELFPEPGRLQFIYADLGNAKVVNQIFAENAFDAVMHFAAVAYVGESTLEPLRYYHNITANTLVILEAMAARGVKTLIYSSTCATYGEPKKMPITEETPQFPINPYGKAKKMAEDIILDFSKNSDMAVMILRYFNVIGSDLGGRLGEAPRPELREHGRISGACFDAALGIIPGLKVKGTDYPTADGTCIRDYIDVTDLVDAHVKALDMARPNKVGIYNVGTGKGRSVKEFVEACKKATGANIKVEYLDRRPGDYAEVYSDPSKINRELNWTAQYTDLQESLSIAWKWQKSHRNGYGSPSVMTA, translated from the exons ATGCTACCTGTCAACAGGAGTAGAG GCTTCCACCTTACAGGAATGGATTGCTCAGATTCGAGACACAAGCCTCATTTTCTTGGAAAAGTTCTTATGGCTGCTATTCTCACAGCCTTGTGCATATTCATTTTGAAGCAATCCCCTGGTTTCGGTGGTGAAAGTGTG TTTGCTCGTCATGAACCTGGGGTCACCCATGTCTTAGTAACAGGTGGTGCTGGATATATTGGCTCACATGCTGCACTTCGACTCTTGAAGGACTCATATCGAGTGACAATTGTG GATAACCTTTCTAGGGGAAATATTGGAGCAATTAGGGTTCTTCAGGAGCTTTTCCCAGAGCCAGGGAGACTTCAATTCATTTATGCTGATCTGGGCAATGCAAAAGTT GTCAAtcaaatatttgcagaaaatgCATTTGATGCTGTTATGCACTTTGCAGCTGTTGCATATGTTGGGGAAAGTACACTTGAACCTCTTAG GTACTATCATAATATCACTGCAAACACTTTGGTCATTCTGGAGGCTATGGCAGCACGTGGTGTTAAAACTCTCATTTACTCGAGTACATGCGCAACTTATGGGGAGCCGAAAAAAATGCCTATTACAGAAGAAACTCCTCAG TTTCCTATCAACCCATATGGGAAGGCCAAGAAAATGGCAGAGGACATCATTTTGGATTTCTCAAAGAATTCAGATATGGCTGTGATGATCTTAAG ATATTTCAATGTCATTGGGTCAGATCTAGGGGGAAGGTTAGGCGAGGCTCCTAGACCTGAATTACGAGAGCATGGACGTATATCTGGTGCATGCTTTGATGCTGCATTAGGAATAATTCCAGGGCTGAAG GTTAAAGGAACAGACTATCCCACAGCTGATGGAACTTGTATAAGAGATTATATTGATGTCACTGATCTGGTTGATGCTCATGTGAAAGCTCTTGACATGGCAAGGCCTAACAAAGTTGGTATATACAATGTCGGCACTGGAAAAG GTAGATCAGTTAAGGAGTTTGTGGAAGCCTGCAAGAAAGCAACCGGGGCTAATATTAAGGTTGAATACCTTGACCGCAGACCAGGTGACTATGCTGAGGTATACAGTGACCCTTCAAAGATTAATCGTGAACTTAACTGGACGGCGCAGTACACTGATCTTCAGGAGAGCCTTTCCATTGCATGGAAATGGCAGAAATCACATCGAAATGGCTATGGATCACCCTCGGTCATGACTGCTTGA
- the LOC103720550 gene encoding probable UDP-arabinose 4-epimerase 2 isoform X2: MLPVNRSRGQPRAGRSWPFSGMDCSDSRHKPHFLGKVLMAAILTALCIFILKQSPGFGGESVFARHEPGVTHVLVTGGAGYIGSHAALRLLKDSYRVTIVDNLSRGNIGAIRVLQELFPEPGRLQFIYADLGNAKVVNQIFAENAFDAVMHFAAVAYVGESTLEPLRYYHNITANTLVILEAMAARGVKTLIYSSTCATYGEPKKMPITEETPQFPINPYGKAKKMAEDIILDFSKNSDMAVMILRYFNVIGSDLGGRLGEAPRPELREHGRISGACFDAALGIIPGLKVKGTDYPTADGTCIRDYIDVTDLVDAHVKALDMARPNKVGIYNVGTGKGRSVKEFVEACKKATGANIKVEYLDRRPGDYAEVYSDPSKINRELNWTAQYTDLQESLSIAWKWQKSHRNGYGSPSVMTA, encoded by the exons ATGCTACCTGTCAACAGGAGTAGAGGTCAGCCTAGGGCTGGTAGATCCTGGCCCTTTTCAG GAATGGATTGCTCAGATTCGAGACACAAGCCTCATTTTCTTGGAAAAGTTCTTATGGCTGCTATTCTCACAGCCTTGTGCATATTCATTTTGAAGCAATCCCCTGGTTTCGGTGGTGAAAGTGTG TTTGCTCGTCATGAACCTGGGGTCACCCATGTCTTAGTAACAGGTGGTGCTGGATATATTGGCTCACATGCTGCACTTCGACTCTTGAAGGACTCATATCGAGTGACAATTGTG GATAACCTTTCTAGGGGAAATATTGGAGCAATTAGGGTTCTTCAGGAGCTTTTCCCAGAGCCAGGGAGACTTCAATTCATTTATGCTGATCTGGGCAATGCAAAAGTT GTCAAtcaaatatttgcagaaaatgCATTTGATGCTGTTATGCACTTTGCAGCTGTTGCATATGTTGGGGAAAGTACACTTGAACCTCTTAG GTACTATCATAATATCACTGCAAACACTTTGGTCATTCTGGAGGCTATGGCAGCACGTGGTGTTAAAACTCTCATTTACTCGAGTACATGCGCAACTTATGGGGAGCCGAAAAAAATGCCTATTACAGAAGAAACTCCTCAG TTTCCTATCAACCCATATGGGAAGGCCAAGAAAATGGCAGAGGACATCATTTTGGATTTCTCAAAGAATTCAGATATGGCTGTGATGATCTTAAG ATATTTCAATGTCATTGGGTCAGATCTAGGGGGAAGGTTAGGCGAGGCTCCTAGACCTGAATTACGAGAGCATGGACGTATATCTGGTGCATGCTTTGATGCTGCATTAGGAATAATTCCAGGGCTGAAG GTTAAAGGAACAGACTATCCCACAGCTGATGGAACTTGTATAAGAGATTATATTGATGTCACTGATCTGGTTGATGCTCATGTGAAAGCTCTTGACATGGCAAGGCCTAACAAAGTTGGTATATACAATGTCGGCACTGGAAAAG GTAGATCAGTTAAGGAGTTTGTGGAAGCCTGCAAGAAAGCAACCGGGGCTAATATTAAGGTTGAATACCTTGACCGCAGACCAGGTGACTATGCTGAGGTATACAGTGACCCTTCAAAGATTAATCGTGAACTTAACTGGACGGCGCAGTACACTGATCTTCAGGAGAGCCTTTCCATTGCATGGAAATGGCAGAAATCACATCGAAATGGCTATGGATCACCCTCGGTCATGACTGCTTGA
- the LOC103720550 gene encoding probable UDP-arabinose 4-epimerase 2 isoform X6 → MLPVNRSRGMDCSDSRHKPHFLGKVLMAAILTALCIFILKQSPGFGGESVFARHEPGVTHVLVTGGAGYIGSHAALRLLKDSYRVTIVDNLSRGNIGAIRVLQELFPEPGRLQFIYADLGNAKVVNQIFAENAFDAVMHFAAVAYVGESTLEPLRYYHNITANTLVILEAMAARGVKTLIYSSTCATYGEPKKMPITEETPQFPINPYGKAKKMAEDIILDFSKNSDMAVMILRYFNVIGSDLGGRLGEAPRPELREHGRISGACFDAALGIIPGLKVKGTDYPTADGTCIRDYIDVTDLVDAHVKALDMARPNKVGIYNVGTGKGRSVKEFVEACKKATGANIKVEYLDRRPGDYAEVYSDPSKINRELNWTAQYTDLQESLSIAWKWQKSHRNGYGSPSVMTA, encoded by the exons ATGCTACCTGTCAACAGGAGTAGAG GAATGGATTGCTCAGATTCGAGACACAAGCCTCATTTTCTTGGAAAAGTTCTTATGGCTGCTATTCTCACAGCCTTGTGCATATTCATTTTGAAGCAATCCCCTGGTTTCGGTGGTGAAAGTGTG TTTGCTCGTCATGAACCTGGGGTCACCCATGTCTTAGTAACAGGTGGTGCTGGATATATTGGCTCACATGCTGCACTTCGACTCTTGAAGGACTCATATCGAGTGACAATTGTG GATAACCTTTCTAGGGGAAATATTGGAGCAATTAGGGTTCTTCAGGAGCTTTTCCCAGAGCCAGGGAGACTTCAATTCATTTATGCTGATCTGGGCAATGCAAAAGTT GTCAAtcaaatatttgcagaaaatgCATTTGATGCTGTTATGCACTTTGCAGCTGTTGCATATGTTGGGGAAAGTACACTTGAACCTCTTAG GTACTATCATAATATCACTGCAAACACTTTGGTCATTCTGGAGGCTATGGCAGCACGTGGTGTTAAAACTCTCATTTACTCGAGTACATGCGCAACTTATGGGGAGCCGAAAAAAATGCCTATTACAGAAGAAACTCCTCAG TTTCCTATCAACCCATATGGGAAGGCCAAGAAAATGGCAGAGGACATCATTTTGGATTTCTCAAAGAATTCAGATATGGCTGTGATGATCTTAAG ATATTTCAATGTCATTGGGTCAGATCTAGGGGGAAGGTTAGGCGAGGCTCCTAGACCTGAATTACGAGAGCATGGACGTATATCTGGTGCATGCTTTGATGCTGCATTAGGAATAATTCCAGGGCTGAAG GTTAAAGGAACAGACTATCCCACAGCTGATGGAACTTGTATAAGAGATTATATTGATGTCACTGATCTGGTTGATGCTCATGTGAAAGCTCTTGACATGGCAAGGCCTAACAAAGTTGGTATATACAATGTCGGCACTGGAAAAG GTAGATCAGTTAAGGAGTTTGTGGAAGCCTGCAAGAAAGCAACCGGGGCTAATATTAAGGTTGAATACCTTGACCGCAGACCAGGTGACTATGCTGAGGTATACAGTGACCCTTCAAAGATTAATCGTGAACTTAACTGGACGGCGCAGTACACTGATCTTCAGGAGAGCCTTTCCATTGCATGGAAATGGCAGAAATCACATCGAAATGGCTATGGATCACCCTCGGTCATGACTGCTTGA
- the LOC103720550 gene encoding probable UDP-arabinose 4-epimerase 2 isoform X1, with protein sequence MLPVNRSRGQPRAGRSWPFSGFHLTGMDCSDSRHKPHFLGKVLMAAILTALCIFILKQSPGFGGESVFARHEPGVTHVLVTGGAGYIGSHAALRLLKDSYRVTIVDNLSRGNIGAIRVLQELFPEPGRLQFIYADLGNAKVVNQIFAENAFDAVMHFAAVAYVGESTLEPLRYYHNITANTLVILEAMAARGVKTLIYSSTCATYGEPKKMPITEETPQFPINPYGKAKKMAEDIILDFSKNSDMAVMILRYFNVIGSDLGGRLGEAPRPELREHGRISGACFDAALGIIPGLKVKGTDYPTADGTCIRDYIDVTDLVDAHVKALDMARPNKVGIYNVGTGKGRSVKEFVEACKKATGANIKVEYLDRRPGDYAEVYSDPSKINRELNWTAQYTDLQESLSIAWKWQKSHRNGYGSPSVMTA encoded by the exons ATGCTACCTGTCAACAGGAGTAGAGGTCAGCCTAGGGCTGGTAGATCCTGGCCCTTTTCAG GCTTCCACCTTACAGGAATGGATTGCTCAGATTCGAGACACAAGCCTCATTTTCTTGGAAAAGTTCTTATGGCTGCTATTCTCACAGCCTTGTGCATATTCATTTTGAAGCAATCCCCTGGTTTCGGTGGTGAAAGTGTG TTTGCTCGTCATGAACCTGGGGTCACCCATGTCTTAGTAACAGGTGGTGCTGGATATATTGGCTCACATGCTGCACTTCGACTCTTGAAGGACTCATATCGAGTGACAATTGTG GATAACCTTTCTAGGGGAAATATTGGAGCAATTAGGGTTCTTCAGGAGCTTTTCCCAGAGCCAGGGAGACTTCAATTCATTTATGCTGATCTGGGCAATGCAAAAGTT GTCAAtcaaatatttgcagaaaatgCATTTGATGCTGTTATGCACTTTGCAGCTGTTGCATATGTTGGGGAAAGTACACTTGAACCTCTTAG GTACTATCATAATATCACTGCAAACACTTTGGTCATTCTGGAGGCTATGGCAGCACGTGGTGTTAAAACTCTCATTTACTCGAGTACATGCGCAACTTATGGGGAGCCGAAAAAAATGCCTATTACAGAAGAAACTCCTCAG TTTCCTATCAACCCATATGGGAAGGCCAAGAAAATGGCAGAGGACATCATTTTGGATTTCTCAAAGAATTCAGATATGGCTGTGATGATCTTAAG ATATTTCAATGTCATTGGGTCAGATCTAGGGGGAAGGTTAGGCGAGGCTCCTAGACCTGAATTACGAGAGCATGGACGTATATCTGGTGCATGCTTTGATGCTGCATTAGGAATAATTCCAGGGCTGAAG GTTAAAGGAACAGACTATCCCACAGCTGATGGAACTTGTATAAGAGATTATATTGATGTCACTGATCTGGTTGATGCTCATGTGAAAGCTCTTGACATGGCAAGGCCTAACAAAGTTGGTATATACAATGTCGGCACTGGAAAAG GTAGATCAGTTAAGGAGTTTGTGGAAGCCTGCAAGAAAGCAACCGGGGCTAATATTAAGGTTGAATACCTTGACCGCAGACCAGGTGACTATGCTGAGGTATACAGTGACCCTTCAAAGATTAATCGTGAACTTAACTGGACGGCGCAGTACACTGATCTTCAGGAGAGCCTTTCCATTGCATGGAAATGGCAGAAATCACATCGAAATGGCTATGGATCACCCTCGGTCATGACTGCTTGA